In the genome of Pseudomonas bubulae, one region contains:
- the glnE gene encoding bifunctional [glutamate--ammonia ligase]-adenylyl-L-tyrosine phosphorylase/[glutamate--ammonia-ligase] adenylyltransferase — translation MSLPSLAPIPGLLQPLASRAEQSWRTAVAGLEDGHGLDDWSPERWSAFSRVSAASDFFIEQSLRDPLMLLELARSGELDRTFAPGELCGQIAAAAQAATSDDELGRALRRQRTRQQVRIIWRDINRQADLIETCRDLSDMADASIDQAYRWLYQRHCQQFGTPIGNRSGEPQAMVILGMGKLGAVELNLSSDIDLIFAYPEGGETVGAKRALDNQEFFIRLGQRLIKALDPMTVDGFVFRVDMRLRPYGSSGALVLSFNALEQYYQDQGRDWERYAMIKARVVAGDQVMGAQLLSLLRPFVYRRYLDFSAIEALRTMKQLIQQEVRRKGMADNIKLGAGGIREVEFIAQAFQLIHGGRDLSLQQRPLLKVLTILEGQGYLPAEVVGELREGYEFLRYTEHAIQAIADRQTQMLPDNQQDQARIAFMMGFDSWTAFHEQLMAWRGRIDWHFRQVIADPDEEEVIDEGELIVGGEWLPLWEEVQDDAAACAQLEEAGFVDAPKALKQLAALRSSPQLRSMQRLGRERLDAFIPRLLAQAVEHANPDLVLERVLPLVEAVARRSAYLVLLTENPDALRRLLTLCAASPWIAEQITRFPLLLDELLNERRLFKPPLAPELAAELRERLTRIPEDDLEQQMEALRNFKLAHRLRVAASEISGSLPLMKVSDYLTWLAEAILEQVLALAWRQTVAKYGTPQRTDGSLCDPGFIIVGYGKVGGIELGHGSDLDLVFIHDGDPNAETDGAKPIDGAQFFTRLGQRIIHLLTAQTNSGQLYEVDMRLRPSGASGLLVSSLGAFERYQENEAWTWEHQALVRARVLVGCKQVGAAFEQVRASVLGRERDLPTLRQEVSEMRAKMRDNLGTRITAAGTAENAFEATVPFDLKQDAGGIVDIEFMVQYAALAWSREHPALLRYTDNIRILEGLEQVGLMPATDASLLREAYKAFRAVAHRQALQKEAGVVTGDQFVVERQHVRRIWSELGLS, via the coding sequence ATGAGCCTCCCGTCGCTTGCTCCAATTCCCGGTCTTTTACAGCCACTGGCCAGCCGTGCCGAGCAGTCGTGGCGCACGGCAGTCGCCGGGCTTGAGGACGGGCACGGGCTCGATGACTGGTCGCCCGAGCGCTGGTCGGCGTTCAGCCGGGTCAGTGCAGCCAGCGACTTCTTTATAGAACAGTCTTTGCGTGACCCTTTGATGTTGCTCGAACTGGCGCGCTCGGGTGAGCTGGACCGCACCTTCGCCCCCGGCGAGTTGTGCGGGCAGATTGCTGCTGCCGCGCAGGCCGCAACCAGCGATGACGAACTGGGCCGCGCACTGCGTCGTCAGCGCACCCGCCAGCAAGTGCGGATTATCTGGCGCGATATCAATCGTCAGGCCGACCTGATCGAAACCTGTCGCGATCTGTCGGACATGGCCGATGCCAGCATCGATCAGGCCTATCGCTGGCTGTATCAACGTCATTGCCAGCAGTTCGGCACACCCATTGGCAATCGCAGTGGCGAGCCGCAGGCGATGGTGATCCTGGGCATGGGCAAGCTCGGCGCCGTGGAGCTGAACCTGTCTTCAGACATCGACCTGATCTTTGCCTACCCTGAAGGCGGCGAAACCGTGGGGGCCAAGCGGGCGCTGGACAATCAGGAGTTCTTTATCCGCTTGGGCCAGCGCCTGATCAAGGCGCTGGATCCGATGACGGTCGACGGTTTTGTGTTTCGCGTCGACATGCGCCTGCGTCCTTATGGCTCATCCGGTGCGCTGGTGTTGAGCTTCAACGCGCTGGAGCAGTACTACCAGGATCAGGGCCGTGACTGGGAGCGTTATGCCATGATCAAGGCCCGGGTCGTGGCCGGTGATCAGGTGATGGGCGCGCAGTTGCTCAGCCTGTTACGCCCGTTTGTGTATCGTCGCTACCTCGATTTTTCCGCGATTGAAGCGCTGCGCACCATGAAGCAGTTGATCCAGCAGGAAGTGCGGCGCAAAGGCATGGCTGACAATATCAAGCTGGGGGCGGGCGGTATCCGCGAGGTCGAGTTTATCGCCCAGGCATTCCAGCTGATTCACGGCGGCCGCGATCTGAGCCTGCAACAACGGCCGCTGCTGAAAGTCCTGACCATCCTGGAAGGCCAGGGCTACTTGCCTGCAGAGGTGGTCGGCGAACTGCGCGAAGGTTATGAGTTCCTGCGTTACACCGAGCATGCAATCCAGGCCATTGCCGACCGCCAGACTCAAATGCTGCCCGACAATCAGCAGGATCAGGCCCGCATTGCCTTTATGATGGGGTTTGACAGCTGGACCGCATTCCATGAACAGCTGATGGCGTGGCGTGGTCGTATTGACTGGCACTTCCGTCAGGTTATTGCTGACCCTGATGAAGAAGAGGTCATCGACGAAGGCGAGCTGATTGTCGGTGGTGAGTGGTTGCCGCTGTGGGAAGAGGTCCAGGACGATGCCGCAGCCTGCGCGCAGTTGGAAGAGGCCGGGTTTGTCGATGCGCCCAAAGCCCTGAAACAACTGGCGGCCCTGCGTTCCAGTCCGCAACTGCGCTCTATGCAGCGCTTGGGGCGCGAGCGTCTGGATGCTTTTATCCCGCGCTTGCTGGCGCAAGCCGTTGAGCACGCCAACCCTGATCTGGTGCTGGAGCGGGTGCTGCCGCTGGTCGAGGCGGTGGCCCGGCGTTCTGCTTATTTAGTGTTGCTCACCGAAAACCCTGATGCTTTGCGCCGTTTGCTGACGCTGTGCGCGGCCAGCCCGTGGATCGCCGAGCAGATCACCCGTTTCCCATTGCTGCTCGACGAGTTGCTCAACGAGCGCCGTTTGTTCAAGCCGCCGCTGGCCCCTGAGCTGGCCGCCGAGTTGCGTGAACGCCTGACGCGTATCCCCGAAGACGACCTTGAGCAGCAGATGGAAGCCTTGCGCAACTTCAAGCTGGCCCACCGTTTGCGGGTCGCGGCATCGGAAATCTCCGGCAGCCTGCCTTTAATGAAGGTCAGCGATTACCTGACCTGGCTGGCCGAGGCCATTCTGGAGCAGGTGCTGGCCCTGGCCTGGCGCCAGACAGTGGCCAAGTACGGCACGCCACAGCGCACCGACGGCAGCCTGTGCGATCCCGGCTTTATTATTGTCGGCTACGGCAAGGTCGGTGGCATCGAGCTGGGGCATGGCTCGGATCTGGACCTGGTGTTTATCCACGATGGCGACCCGAATGCTGAAACCGATGGCGCCAAGCCCATCGACGGTGCGCAGTTTTTCACCCGTCTGGGCCAGCGGATCATCCATTTGCTCACGGCGCAGACCAACTCCGGGCAGTTGTATGAGGTCGACATGCGCCTGCGCCCGTCAGGCGCTTCGGGGTTGCTGGTCAGCTCGCTAGGTGCTTTTGAGCGCTATCAGGAAAACGAAGCCTGGACCTGGGAGCATCAGGCACTGGTGCGCGCCCGCGTGCTGGTGGGCTGCAAACAGGTGGGCGCGGCCTTTGAACAGGTGCGCGCGAGCGTATTGGGCCGCGAGCGGGATTTGCCGACCTTGCGTCAGGAGGTCAGCGAGATGCGGGCCAAGATGCGCGACAACCTGGGCACCCGTATTACCGCTGCCGGAACCGCAGAAAACGCCTTCGAGGCAACGGTGCCGTTCGACCTCAAGCAGGACGCCGGAGGTATCGTCGATATTGAATTTATGGTGCAATACGCGGCCCTGGCGTGGTCCAGGGAACACCCGGCGTTACTGCGCTACACCGACAATATCCGCATTCTGGAAGGGCTGGAGCAGGTCGGGCTGATGCCCGCCACCGATGCCAGCCTGTTGCGCGAGGCTTACAAGGCCTTTCGCGCCGTCGCCCACCGGCAAGCCTTGCAGAAGGAAGCCGGGGTGGTCACGGGGGATCAATTTGTGGTCGAACGCCAACACGTACGGCGCATCTGGTCCGAGCTAGGATTGAGCTGA
- the aceE gene encoding pyruvate dehydrogenase (acetyl-transferring), homodimeric type — protein sequence MQDLDPVETQEWLDALESVLDKEGEDRAHYLMTRMGELATRTGSQLPYAITTPYRNTIPVTHEARMPGDLFMERRIRSLVRWNAMAMVMRTNLKDSDLGGHISSFASSATLYDIGFNYFFQAPTDAHGGDLIYFQGHTSPGVYARAFMEGRISEEQMNNFRQEVDGQGLSSYPHPWLMPDFWQFPTVSMGLGPIQAIYQARFMKYLEARGYIPAGQKVWCFLGDGECDEPESLGAISLAGRENLDNLIFVINCNLQRLDGPVRGNGKIIQELEGVFRGAQWNVTKVIWGRFWDPLLAKDVDGILQRRMDEVIDGEYQNYKAKDGAFVREHFFNTPELKAMVADLSDDEIWKLNRGGHDPYKVYAAYHEAVNHKDQPTVILAKTIKGYGTGAGEAKNTAHNTKKVDVESLKLFRDRFDIPVKDDEIENLPFFKPEAGSAEARYLSERRAALGGFVPQRRAQSISIPTPPLETLKAILDGSGDREISTTMAFVRILAQLVKDKEIGPRIVPIIPDEARTFGMEGMFRQLGIYSSVGQLYEPVDKDQVMFYREDKKGQILEEGINEAGAMSSFIAAGTSYSNHNQPMLPFYIFYSMFGFQRIGDLAWAAGDSRTRGFLIGGTAGRTTLNGEGLQHEDGHSHILAGTIPNCRTFDPTYGYELAVIIQDGMKKMTEEQQDVFYYITVMNESYQQPAMPAGVEEGIVKGMYLLEEDTKEAAHHVQLMGSGTILREVREAAIILREQFNIGADVWSVTSFNELRRDGLAVERHNRLHPGQKPQLSYVEECLTGRKGPVIASTDYMKLFAEQIRQWVPVKEFKVLGTDGFGRSDSRKKLRHFFEVDRHFVVLAALEALADRGDIEPKVVAEAIVKFGINPEKRNPLDC from the coding sequence ATGCAAGACCTCGATCCCGTCGAAACCCAGGAATGGTTGGACGCCCTGGAATCGGTTCTCGACAAAGAAGGCGAAGACCGCGCTCACTATCTGATGACCCGTATGGGTGAGCTCGCTACCCGCACCGGTTCGCAGCTGCCGTATGCCATCACCACGCCTTATCGCAACACGATTCCCGTAACCCACGAAGCACGCATGCCTGGCGACCTGTTCATGGAACGCCGCATTCGCTCGCTGGTACGCTGGAACGCCATGGCCATGGTGATGCGCACGAACTTGAAAGATTCTGACCTGGGCGGTCATATCTCCAGCTTCGCTTCCAGCGCAACCCTGTATGACATCGGCTTCAACTACTTCTTCCAGGCCCCGACCGACGCACACGGCGGCGACCTGATCTACTTCCAGGGTCACACCTCGCCAGGCGTTTACGCCCGTGCGTTCATGGAAGGCCGCATCAGCGAAGAACAAATGAACAACTTCCGCCAGGAAGTGGACGGTCAGGGCCTGTCGTCCTACCCGCACCCTTGGCTGATGCCTGATTTCTGGCAGTTCCCGACCGTATCGATGGGCCTTGGCCCGATCCAGGCGATCTACCAGGCGCGCTTCATGAAGTACCTGGAAGCCCGTGGCTACATCCCTGCTGGCCAGAAAGTCTGGTGCTTCCTGGGCGACGGCGAGTGCGACGAGCCGGAATCCCTGGGCGCAATCTCCCTGGCAGGCCGTGAAAACCTCGACAACCTGATCTTCGTCATCAACTGCAACCTGCAGCGCCTCGACGGCCCGGTTCGCGGCAACGGCAAGATCATCCAGGAACTCGAAGGCGTGTTCCGCGGCGCTCAGTGGAACGTAACCAAAGTCATCTGGGGCCGTTTCTGGGACCCGCTGCTGGCCAAAGACGTCGACGGTATCCTGCAACGTCGCATGGACGAAGTCATCGACGGCGAGTACCAGAACTACAAAGCCAAAGACGGCGCGTTCGTACGTGAACACTTCTTCAATACGCCGGAACTCAAGGCGATGGTTGCCGATCTGTCCGATGACGAGATCTGGAAGCTCAACCGTGGCGGCCACGACCCGTACAAGGTCTACGCGGCGTACCACGAAGCGGTCAACCACAAAGACCAGCCAACCGTTATCCTGGCCAAGACCATCAAGGGTTATGGCACCGGCGCCGGCGAAGCGAAAAACACCGCGCACAACACCAAGAAGGTTGATGTTGAAAGCCTGAAGCTGTTCCGCGATCGTTTCGACATCCCGGTCAAAGACGACGAAATCGAAAACCTGCCGTTCTTCAAACCGGAAGCAGGCAGCGCCGAAGCCCGTTACCTGAGCGAGCGCCGTGCCGCACTGGGCGGTTTCGTACCTCAGCGCCGCGCACAGAGCATCAGCATTCCGACCCCGCCACTGGAAACCCTCAAGGCCATCCTTGACGGCTCCGGCGACCGTGAAATTTCCACCACCATGGCTTTCGTGCGGATCCTCGCGCAGCTGGTCAAGGACAAGGAAATCGGCCCGCGCATCGTTCCGATCATCCCGGACGAAGCCCGTACCTTCGGTATGGAAGGCATGTTCCGCCAGCTGGGCATCTACTCCTCTGTCGGCCAGCTCTACGAGCCAGTCGATAAAGACCAGGTGATGTTCTACCGCGAAGACAAAAAAGGTCAGATCCTCGAAGAAGGCATCAACGAAGCAGGCGCCATGAGCTCCTTCATCGCCGCCGGTACTTCGTACTCCAACCACAACCAGCCGATGCTGCCGTTCTACATCTTCTACTCGATGTTCGGCTTCCAGCGTATTGGCGACCTGGCCTGGGCCGCTGGCGACAGCCGCACCCGTGGCTTCCTGATCGGCGGCACCGCCGGGCGTACCACGCTCAACGGTGAAGGCCTGCAGCACGAAGACGGTCACAGCCACATCCTGGCCGGTACCATCCCGAACTGCCGCACCTTTGATCCGACCTACGGCTATGAGCTGGCGGTGATCATTCAGGACGGCATGAAGAAGATGACCGAAGAGCAACAGGACGTCTTCTACTACATCACCGTCATGAACGAGTCCTACCAGCAGCCAGCCATGCCGGCCGGTGTCGAGGAAGGCATCGTCAAGGGCATGTACCTGCTCGAGGAAGACACCAAGGAAGCGGCGCACCACGTTCAGCTGATGGGCTCCGGCACCATCCTGCGTGAAGTCCGTGAAGCGGCGATCATCCTGCGTGAACAGTTCAACATCGGCGCTGACGTATGGAGCGTTACCAGCTTCAACGAACTGCGTCGCGACGGCCTGGCCGTAGAGCGTCACAACCGCCTGCACCCTGGCCAGAAGCCTCAGCTGAGCTACGTTGAAGAGTGCCTGACTGGCCGTAAAGGTCCGGTGATTGCCTCTACCGACTACATGAAGCTGTTCGCCGAACAGATTCGCCAGTGGGTACCGGTCAAGGAATTCAAAGTGCTGGGCACTGACGGTTTCGGCCGCAGCGACAGCCGCAAAAAACTGCGTCACTTCTTTGAAGTAGACCGTCATTTCGTGGTGTTGGCAGCCCTGGAAGCACTGGCTGACCGTGGCGATATCGAACCTAAAGTGGTGGCAGAAGCCATCGTCAAGTTCGGCATCAACCCGGAAAAACGCAACCCACTGGACTGCTGA
- the aceF gene encoding dihydrolipoyllysine-residue acetyltransferase, with translation MSELIRVPDIGSGDGEVIELFVKVGDRIEADQSILTLESDKASMEIPAPKAGIVKSLKIKLGDRLKEGDELLELEAEGAAAAPEAPAPAAAPAAAEKPAAPAAEAPAAPAAPAAATIQDIHVPDIGSSGKAKIIEILVKAGDTVEADQSLITLESDKASMEIPSPAAGVVESISVKLDDEVGTGDFILKLKVQGAAAPAAPAQAAAAPAPAKAEAPAAPAPAAKTEAAPAPAAAPAPKGGKVHAGPAVRQLAREFGVELSAVTPSGPHGRIIKEDVQAHVKAMMQKAKEAPAAGATGGAGIPPIPAVDFSRFGEVEEVAMTRLMQIGASSLHRSWLNIPHVTQFDQADITELEAFRVAQKAVAEKAGVKLTVLPLLLKSCAHLLKEMPDFNSSLAPSGKAIIRKKYVNIGFAVDTPDGLLVPVIKNVDQKSLLQLAAEAAALAAKARDKKLTADDMQGACFTISSLGHIGGTGFTPIVNAPEVAILGVSKATIQPVWDGKAFQPKLMLPLSLSYDHRVINGAAAARFTQRLSQLLGDIRTILL, from the coding sequence GTGAGCGAACTCATTCGAGTACCTGACATCGGCAGCGGCGACGGTGAAGTCATCGAGCTGTTTGTAAAAGTCGGCGACCGTATCGAAGCCGATCAGAGCATCCTGACCCTGGAATCGGACAAGGCGAGCATGGAAATCCCTGCTCCCAAGGCCGGTATCGTCAAGAGCCTGAAGATCAAGCTGGGCGACCGCCTGAAAGAAGGCGACGAACTGCTGGAACTGGAAGCCGAGGGCGCCGCTGCGGCGCCTGAAGCACCGGCCCCTGCTGCAGCTCCTGCTGCGGCCGAAAAACCTGCTGCTCCTGCTGCCGAGGCCCCTGCGGCCCCGGCTGCACCTGCCGCTGCTACCATCCAGGACATTCATGTCCCGGATATCGGCTCGTCGGGCAAAGCTAAAATCATCGAAATCCTGGTCAAGGCCGGCGATACCGTTGAGGCTGATCAATCCTTGATCACTCTCGAGTCCGACAAGGCCAGCATGGAAATTCCATCGCCAGCCGCCGGTGTGGTTGAGAGTATTTCGGTCAAGCTGGATGACGAAGTCGGCACTGGCGACTTTATCCTCAAGCTCAAGGTTCAAGGCGCTGCGGCACCTGCTGCTCCTGCCCAGGCCGCTGCTGCTCCAGCACCGGCAAAAGCTGAAGCACCTGCAGCCCCGGCACCTGCTGCGAAAACCGAGGCTGCTCCTGCCCCGGCCGCCGCGCCTGCGCCAAAAGGTGGCAAGGTTCACGCCGGCCCTGCCGTGCGTCAACTGGCCCGCGAATTCGGCGTCGAGCTGAGTGCAGTCACTCCGAGCGGCCCGCACGGCCGTATCATCAAGGAAGACGTGCAGGCGCACGTCAAAGCCATGATGCAAAAAGCCAAGGAAGCACCGGCCGCCGGCGCAACCGGTGGTGCTGGCATTCCGCCGATCCCTGCTGTCGACTTCAGCCGTTTCGGTGAAGTGGAAGAAGTGGCCATGACCCGCCTGATGCAAATCGGCGCGTCGAGCCTGCACCGCAGCTGGCTGAACATTCCGCACGTGACTCAGTTCGACCAGGCTGACATCACCGAGCTGGAAGCCTTCCGCGTCGCGCAAAAAGCCGTCGCAGAAAAAGCCGGCGTGAAACTGACCGTACTGCCTCTGCTGCTCAAGTCCTGCGCGCACCTGCTCAAGGAAATGCCGGACTTCAACAGCTCGCTGGCGCCAAGCGGCAAAGCGATCATCCGCAAGAAGTACGTCAACATCGGCTTCGCCGTTGACACCCCGGATGGCCTGCTGGTACCTGTGATCAAGAACGTTGATCAGAAGAGCCTGTTGCAACTGGCTGCTGAAGCCGCTGCACTGGCCGCCAAGGCCCGTGACAAGAAGCTCACCGCTGACGACATGCAAGGCGCGTGCTTCACCATTTCCAGCCTCGGTCACATTGGCGGCACCGGCTTCACGCCGATCGTCAACGCACCGGAAGTGGCGATCCTCGGCGTATCCAAGGCAACCATCCAGCCAGTCTGGGACGGTAAAGCCTTCCAGCCGAAGCTGATGCTGCCACTGTCTCTGTCCTACGATCACCGCGTGATCAACGGCGCTGCTGCTGCACGCTTCACCCAGCGTCTGAGCCAGTTGCTGGGCGACATCCGCACTATCCTGTTGTAA
- a CDS encoding alkaline phosphatase D family protein, with protein MIPPTVGPIVGFTTSQHARIFVRGELDKNNAVFAGIRHRKAGDSQWSVGVFSRLSPEFDMSDTLVLNTLHSDTRYEYQAGWFATANPGHTTETVKQIPLQWPATVYSFKTDSTARNRTRRYVVGSCRYLRLTAGIPSAPHLGDEIFGNIHALTRQQSIDAVVMAGDQVYVDDLNIVAPDRDYSSITRKYRAAFTQPHIRKLMAGTATYMILDDHEIEDNWPANRDTGDKTLYNNAMRAYEAYQCSHGPAHDLLPDGRINRNLSRYWYRFANADIDWFVMDCRTERTLTGRDKRMIGVTQEQALLKWLINSNARVKFIVSSVMLMPDQRRDNDGWKAFAAQRNRILETIRSNAIKNVVFVSGDIHGSLCCHLTHDKSPDFIVHSVVSSPLCNTRLLPYANVRDLLVNAPLTSVGTGTYSLKLNSRVVSEDNFVCLSISGQQLKVDFHNKKGRIIESATVELK; from the coding sequence GTGATCCCACCCACCGTTGGCCCGATAGTGGGCTTTACCACTTCACAGCACGCGCGCATTTTTGTCCGCGGCGAACTCGACAAAAACAACGCCGTCTTCGCCGGTATCCGGCATCGCAAGGCTGGCGACAGCCAGTGGTCTGTCGGTGTGTTTTCAAGACTGAGCCCTGAGTTCGACATGTCCGATACGCTGGTCTTGAACACTCTGCACAGTGATACCCGCTACGAATACCAGGCTGGCTGGTTCGCCACCGCAAACCCCGGGCACACGACTGAAACCGTCAAGCAGATCCCGCTTCAATGGCCTGCCACGGTATACAGCTTCAAGACCGACTCAACTGCACGCAACCGTACTCGCCGATATGTCGTTGGCTCTTGCCGCTACCTCAGGCTCACGGCAGGCATCCCTTCTGCTCCGCACCTAGGGGACGAAATCTTCGGCAACATCCATGCACTGACCCGCCAGCAAAGCATTGATGCTGTGGTGATGGCCGGCGATCAGGTGTATGTCGATGACCTGAATATTGTGGCCCCGGACCGCGACTACTCCAGCATCACCCGAAAATACCGCGCCGCTTTCACACAACCCCATATCCGCAAGCTAATGGCAGGCACTGCGACCTACATGATCCTCGACGACCATGAAATCGAAGATAACTGGCCAGCCAATCGGGATACCGGAGATAAAACGCTCTACAACAACGCCATGAGAGCTTACGAGGCTTACCAGTGCAGCCATGGCCCGGCCCACGACCTGCTGCCCGACGGGCGCATCAACCGCAACCTGTCCCGCTACTGGTACAGGTTTGCCAACGCTGACATCGACTGGTTCGTCATGGATTGCCGCACCGAGCGCACCCTTACGGGGCGTGACAAACGCATGATCGGCGTCACTCAGGAACAGGCACTGCTCAAATGGCTGATCAACAGCAACGCCAGGGTCAAGTTCATCGTCAGCAGCGTCATGCTTATGCCCGACCAACGGCGCGACAATGACGGCTGGAAGGCCTTTGCGGCGCAGCGCAACCGCATCCTCGAAACCATTCGCAGCAACGCCATCAAGAACGTGGTGTTCGTGTCGGGCGATATTCATGGCTCGCTCTGCTGTCATCTGACCCACGACAAAAGCCCGGACTTTATCGTACACAGCGTGGTGTCCTCACCCCTGTGCAATACCAGACTGCTGCCGTACGCGAATGTCAGAGACCTGCTCGTCAACGCCCCCTTGACCAGCGTGGGCACAGGCACTTACTCACTCAAGCTCAACAGTCGAGTGGTCAGCGAAGACAACTTCGTCTGCCTGAGCATTAGCGGCCAACAACTCAAGGTTGATTTTCACAATAAAAAGGGCCGGATTATCGAGTCCGCAACTGTTGAGCTTAAATAA